The genomic window aagtcttaaaacaaatatTTCTATGTTTAAGTGTTACTTAAAAAGATAATTGAAGTGTAAAAAGAACTTACTTGTCCATCCAAGCTTTAAACATTCTAAGATGTGGGTCGACATCAAGCCCTAACTCCTTAAATTTGGGGTCATAAACTCCATTTTTTATAGATTGGTGCCTGTGAAATTGGTGAtgaaaaattcatcaaatttaaaaaataaaatataaatataaatataaaagatACTTGTATATTTTGAGTAGGTTGAAGAATCGTTTTGCTAGTCAAGATGCTAATTCCAAAGTACGAGGttctctttttcatcgtattggtattactattcagaaaggtgttggtgctcagcttgttgctaggttaccaacaaaCTCTTTGTAAAAAATTGactttgtttgttttatttcatagttaaataataataaataacttGAAGCTGCAAGAATCAAATTAGACTGTACCTAGGATTCTCCGTTATATTAGAAATGTGATGCTCAATGCCGGTTGATATTGGAGTCATCTTAGATCTAGACTCGTCTCTCGACAAAGAATCCTTAAATAATAACCAAATTTTCATAAATTACATATACTTTTcgtaaaatttcaaaaaaaacgtAATAATAAAATTTTTAAGTAGGTCAAGATGTAAAATTTTACCTTAAAATAAGCAGTTGTGTTGCCCGGATAAatgagattttgatttttttctggtTCTGGAAAATCATTTCCTAGAAATCTTGGGACAAATGTATACTTCCTCATAGTTTCTTTCTTCTTTGGCCCTGGGAGAATCCTGAATTGAAATTAACAACGCATTTATAAATCAAAAGAATATACATAAACAATGTTTAATCAAATTTAAGAATATTACTACGTCATTTAATATAAATTTTAACCTTGGAAGACAGGtgggttgttgttgtggttgttgttgGTCATAATGGGTACGGTGAGACGACTCCTCGGGGTTATCCGATCGGTTCAAACTTTGGTTATAAAGTCCTCCTTGATCATTTGTATCAACCCATGGATTAGTTTGTTTTTGTGAATTAAATCCTCCTGAAACCGATGTTCCTCGTTTTTCCGTGCTTAAACAAAATTCTACCTGGTAAAAGTAATAACTGATCAATACCAAGTGACTTGGCAATTCAATAATCAAATATTTGGATTTTAAATAATTTGATTGATAAACATAAAGTTGATACAAAAACATACAATTGAGGAAGTTTGAGGATATAAAGTTGTCCTTGTTGGATGCTGGAAaacaggtggtggtgatgatgaggatcCATAGTAGTTGTTTGGATTAGCTTCATTACTTCGTGAAAATAGAGATATTATCAATTAGTCCACATCcataaaatgaataaaaaaatatcaaaattaataGAGTAAGTATTGCTACGCAAGAATGACATAAGTTACCTATATGAATGCAACGATTTATCATTGGGAATTTGTGACTCTAGATCATGATGGTTGATGAAGCTTGATTCCTTTCCTTTTGTATGAGCGAATGAAGTTAATCCTTGACTATCATTTTGGTTGAACTCAacctaattatcaagataaataatatttttatgtTATTAATCATCACCCCCAATATGACCGTACGATAATAGAAATGATatttaaataattattataatCTCCATATATCATCTACTGACCATGGAAATTGTCGGAGGATCATGGTTAGTAGTTGTTGTTTGTAGAGTCAACTGGCCTTGTTCACATGATACTTGCGATGTGAACAATGGTGTGTTTATTATGTTTTCTTCTGATCTTGGAGTATCCGGCAGAGACCTAATTCATTTATTCGTTACAAATATAAATTATCAGTAATACAATTTAATCTAAATATATTATATGTCTATACATTCCTTATAAATGTTCAACTCACATGGTCATCTGCCAATTGTGCAAATTCCCGTATTCCggtatttcatgatcgaatttgAAAATGTCTGATTCATTATTTGTATCATTAAACAAGTCCTTTTCTCCCTGAAAAATCATATAAATATTTCAATTTTAGTAGATAATAATAGTATATAATtactagatttaaattttagttAAGTTTTCTTACCTCCATGATGTTGAATTTGGATCTCCCAAAATACCCACTGCGAAatcaaaaaaagaagacaaaaacaAACACGCCTTTAGATTTCACAATATCAAAGTTTTCTCGTTCAAGTAAACCTAGTTTTTAGATATCTCATTCATCTGAGTCAGTTAACTATATGTAGAATGTTTCAGACTCTCGATTATTGTGGAAGATAGAAATTTTAAAGTTTATTATCGATATAATaagtgtagtttttttttttttattctttgtcTTTGGTTAGGTCCCCTTATCCCTGAGGATTCCTTTTATTGATTTTTTGAATGCTTATATAAAATACACCATTTCTATGTAAAATAAATTGTTTGTTATAATGCTAATATAATTCCTAATCATATCCTTATATaaaaagttatttatttaatttgtgGCTTACCTACTAAATATCAATAATTAATTAtgagtttctataaataaaaatatatatatatatagatttttatttaaaattgtcCCGTACCTTGGTGTCCACAATAAGTATGTACCTTTAATTATTATAAAGATGCTCAAAAGCAGATCTGTATACAGTCGCATATTCCAAATCTAATAAATTTGCTTAATTATTTTTCTATAACTGATATAACTTTTAGAATATTTTCTAATTTTCTTAATAATCTCTTTTTCTAATATTTAGAATTGAAACAGTTTCTTCTTTAATTGGGTATATTTTACCTATATAAGAAAACTGACTGGATTTTATCACAAGGTTTATGATTACCTATTTTGATCacattatttttcttataaatcTGTTTCAAACCACGTTTGATATTTTATTGAAATGAAAACATCATTTTATTGTTTTACTGTACTGGTTAATATTTATTATCACTTTATTCGGAGTAAACGAGGAAGGCACGCAGAATCAGAAGTATATATgtgcaaacaaacaaaaaaaaaattgaagatttacCTTTTCAAACTAATCTTGACCACTCATATGGAAATAATTCTTCGTAACATAAATTATGTGAATGAGGAAACAATTAATCCAAGAATTTTTTCAACCACAAGAACATTACTACACAAAAGTTACCTTAGTTTGCAGGATGCTCCGTAAAATCTCGTGATCTATATTAGAAAAAATAGAAGAAAGTTATAAGGAGTCAAGTAACTTCATAAAATAATTATAAACAAATGGTAATAATACTAGATTGAAAGGATGGAATAGGTGTATACGTAAGATTGATTACTAGTGCTTGATCAATTAACCAATGCTAGAACAATCATAAAAAATGAGCACCAACTAAATAACATAGATGCAAAGACAATCTTAGGAATAGGGTAGGACCAAGACTCTCTAAAGATTCAATTCAAGGATGAATGTAatatgagataaaaaaaaatcctttgaCATCCAACCAATATCACTAAAATACAACGGTAAAGTGCTTTGGTGATGATACCAATGACTTGAAATTGAAACtttcaacaccaaattctttaccaatcaaaaaaagtaaaaaaatctttGAGCATTTATGAATATTTCTGATTCACATTTTACATAAGAATGATGATCGCGCATGTGAAGCTACTCCCAATACTccccaaaagaagaaaaaaatagaaaaaaaacttCTTTAGCATAAGATAATTTAGGTTGCTACTAAGGATTTCGATTAATAAGCAtatgattaagaaaaaaatagTTCAACATTAGATAATTAAAAACCAATACAAGAACAATTATACTTAAATTAATCCAAAAGAAGGGAGATTGTAAACCATTGGTTAAGGTTTTTAAAGAAACATCTACAATACATAATAATGATAGAAAACATACCTAATATGGTATGAAGATGATTGAAGTCGAAAGAAGTGGGTGGTGATAAATaggagaagaagaattttatgctAAAAAAGTTATTGTTGTTGTGCCAAAAACTTCAGTTTTATCCATCTCGTTCTCACATCTACTATACGCATATATCTACTTTTATAGATGAGTTTTGGTTTGGATTTTCAAGTAGGGTATTAATGGAAGAAAAAAAGGATATGAGAGAATCAATTACAATACTATACTCTTTTATCTATGTaatggttattttctaaaaaaattaccaCTACTTTTTTGAATGGGCAGTTTCgaaatattatatattgttgttgAGGTTTTAAAATCACCAGAAAGAATATTTATGGATGCTAGACTTTTCAATTTTGCATGTTTACACTTCGACTAATATTATTTCACGTTTAAAAACATTAGTACGCCACAAGAAAATAATTAAGACTATATAGTTATCAGAGGCCACTAACGAGATTTTTATCGTTACTCAGCAACCGTTTTATTTGTCGTGTATTACATAATTATTATATCAGTTTATCATTATCGAGGTTAGAGAATCTTACTTTTCAGATTTTTGAGTCGGCGCGTAAATTCTGTGCAATTTAGTTCAGTTGCTAGTTCAGTTGCGAGTATTTTCTTTTTCCAGTTCTCAGGTTGATCCTATTTACGTGGCAAATTGCATTAGACCGTTAAAATATATAAAATACATACATAAATATACATTCGGGGAATAAAATTTCCTGAGTTAGCAACTATAATCTAAAatcaaatttctaattttattggagaaaaaaaatatttaccaAAACACTTCTTTATATATCAAACATTAACAAACTCTTAATCAACAATATATGCTGTCATTATCTTCCAAATTATTAATCAATCTATAttcatcaaatcaatcaaaaactttgAAGTTTTTTACAATCTATATGATTGTTATAACAAAAATAGGCCTTCAAACatgtacataatttttttttcatctacATAATTTATGATCTAAATGACTAAATTATCCTTGTAACGTGATAACGAAATAAATTAGTAGTTGGCTAAGAGCTTATGTGGATTCAGCTAAGTTAAAAAGGAAATACACGTCCGCGATATCCCGATCATCTTTTAAATATTGtctttaagagcatctccaatgttagGAGTGAAGGTCTTAAAAAGACATGACACCTAGGATTTAGCACTTTTCTAAACAAAATTTATCTCCGATGCTAGGATCAAGGCTAATAAAAGATCATGACATGGCTGCCATTTCATGTGAAAGGGTAAAGAAGAAAGTCATATCTTCACTTTCGTGATGACCCACGGTCCATTGACACATCATcaattctttatttcaaaattaatttttcttaaaattttagGATAGTAATACCTAggcattggagatgaaattttAGGTAGAAAGCataacttttattttttttagccaCATAGAAATGAGCCATAACAAAAAGGTACTAATAAGACCTCCATCTAGGATTATCTTTCGCCCTAGCATCGGAGATGCTCTGAAAATACATTCAAGTCATTTGTCAAATACATTTGTTTACCTTGTCCCTGTGCTAGTTAATATGGTAATTAAGTAGTTCACATAGTTATAGTCGTCATTTAATACATTTCAACGAATGAATGAAATGTTTATAAACAGTTTCTAAACAACTTTGTTTTTcgtgtcaaaaataaaaataaaaattctttcgctaaaattcatttttctttattttatgctAAAACATTTTTTTACTCAATTATGCATAATCCATTTAATCtcaaaaagaaaagaggaaatttcCAATGTCCACTGACTCTCTATTTTATCAGGTCATTTTGGTTGCAATTTCCGGTCAGACGATTTTAAAGGTTTAGTAATAACCGATTGGATCAGTATTATCATATAGCTAAAATCCAAGTGGTCTGATGGTTCTCATGTTCCCTCCCATTAAGAAGATCGGATTCCTGCCTTTGTAATAGCCAGAAAATTTCTAAATGAGTGAATTTAGGAGTAGACTAGGGACCATTACACTATGCTATCAAAAAAAATGTACAGGttggtattaaaaaaaaattctagttgGTGTCTTAGGTTGGGCCAAAATAAATCCAATTAAATAGATCCAGTTTCAATGGTAGACCGATCCTCTTTCCTAGGAAAGCCTTGGTTTATAAATGAAATATTAAACTTCTTTGAGGGTGTTTTTCTTAATCGGCTGACTTATTGGGTTACAAAATGAACAGTGTTCAGGCATATGGATGCATTTTCCTATCTAAAATGGGGTTGTACAGGGTGTTTAATGGGTAACTGAATTACTTATATAGCCCAAAACGTTTTAAATTACTATTTACCCTTAATTTAAAagccaaaaatcaaaaatcaaaatcagttttaaaCACAaatatcttctcttcttttctatCCAAACTCTTTTTTGTAAACtgttgaaatcaatttttgatagCCGCAATTAATCTCCGCCTCGTAAAAATTTGATTGTCGATTAAAACCAACTATAAATTGACTTGTACAAAAAAACAACCAGTAGGTAGgcattctaaatcttcttctaATTTGTCAATTGAAGAACAATGAGAAGTTGAAGCATAAATTCAACGGAGCTAAGAACCAACTCCTGAAATGTACATTAGAAGGTATTTCCTACAAAccatcttttatttgttgtttttagttgATAGTATAGGGTTAATTCGACAAAAAATGTTGATTTATTTTTCAGTTACGGAGTGAAATTTGGCTGATAATTGAAACAATTTATCATTCGAACTGTCcattatttttcattttgaaGGTGTTGATGAATTATTCGGCTGGTAATTGTTTTTAAACTGTATCCGGACtttatattatttatcaaaaaatCACTTAAGTTGTGAAGTTCAGCTGATAACATTTTTTGAATTAATAGACGAACGATGTGTTGCTAGCAATACAATGAAAGTTATAAGGTTCGGCTTTTAACAGATTTTTCAGGACAACCGAACCTTTTGACTGGACGAGATAAAGATATATGTTCTAAATAATATTATGGGCTAAAACCACATTGATTAATTAATAGGGGTGGGCTGAACACTAAGTTTATGTTATGTAATCGCCAACTATCAGAGGTGATTTAAGAAGCGCATGGTAAATACAATGATATGAATGGAGATATTTTGAACCAAACGGCTACTAATTATTTAGTCCGAATACTATTGTTTTTAGTGTACAGTACCATACAAGTATATACAGAGTGTACGAGAAAGAATGGAGCGTTTTATTACTGGACATTTCTATTCATCTTGCTACACTAGTATATAAGGCTATTTATAGCCCAACTTAACCGCCAATGCATACAAGGTGGCTACAACATGAGTTGCCACGAGTCCACATACGTGGCTTTAGTTGAGGGACTAATTTACTTTGTGTTAATCTAAAAGAGATTAACTTATCTCTTAATATAAGTTGGTTCCACTAAATGTGGTCATCCATACTTTGAAAGCCTGATAcgtataacactcccccttggatgaccattaTTTTAAGATTATTGTCTTGTTAGAGCTTTGCCAGTAAAACTTTGGTAGCTTTAAAACAGTAATGGTCGCCAATAATTTTCTTCCTTCGTCAAAGTTGTCCGGGAAAACCGTTTGGGATAAAACACGAACACTTGAAGGTTAGAAACAAAGTTGGTCAGCTGTGAATTTGTATTTCGTTGAAGTTACGTCAGGGAAATCACTTGCAAAACCTCAAAAGAATAGTGTGACTATCTGGTCGCCGATCCGCATGTGAAATCTATGGATATAcatctctttagatgatgatcatcgttctaagattgttatctcattaaaaacctcgccaggaaaacccaaagggacaaaacctgatcgTAGGAAAACATGAGCATTCAGAACAACGATAGATCCGCAGaagttgcctcgttaaaaccttatcTGGAAAAATCCAAAGGGACAAAAACCAAAACAAAGGAAAAATAGTACAACATTTTAAACTGCGGATGGCAGTGGACTTGCATGCccaattaaaaccttgacaaggaaaacccagtgggacaaaaccttgactaaggaaaaagagtacacgacgTAATGTCCAATGTTTCCAATATCCATATTCTTCTGTGGATTTACTCCCGCTGATGAGAATCCTTCTCAGCTGATCATTGTGTCTGATTATATTGCATAAAGACCGTGAACCATGTCTTCAACGACTTCCTTTTCTTGAGAAACTTGGTATGATCTTCCTTTGTACGGTTTCTAATGATCATCTAATTGTTCCATCCTTTTTATTCTCCACTAGCTTTGTCTGAACAATCATAATCGATCGGAGGATGAACAAGTGTCCTCTACTACCAGACTATTAGCTAGGAAAATGTTTAGATGCTTTAGCAAACCTGCCagaaatcaaaacttaaacaGTCTGATTATTTTTCCTCTGTGGGAGACATCTAACGATCTTTCATCCAAAATACCAAGCTTAATGGTACCACGAAGATGAAGGAGATTTCTTCGGACAATGTCTCGATATTGGTGCTGGTTAAAACTAAACTTAGATTTGTACTACAAACCCAATATCATCTATACATAGCATATTTCGTCTAATGTACCATTTACATATTTCTCGTGTAATACAAACCACAGAGTGATACATCTCCTTTGTTGAGATGCAAATCGATCAATCTTGTAAGTAAGAGATCGAATGACTACAATTATGAAAgctcgtccatttaaacatgtATAAACCTTTAAGGTTGACGAAATTAATAGACTTCCATCTACAATGCTCAATCCACAAATTGAGACCTTGTTTTACCGAGATTCTCATCTCGAACTCctgctttaagcatttttgtgctttgGAGAACTCTTTAGGAGTTCTAATAAAGTAGATGTTGCATAAAAAAATCTAGTAAATGCACAATTTATGAGCATATAAGATGTTTTACATATCCCTGGATAACATAAACATTCACTTAGACGATTGATTACTTTCGTACTTGTTGAGTAAATGTATATGACATGGTGATTCAACTGATAGTTAAAAACTTCAGGAATTTATATGCAGTTTTTTGTATCTAGTCTTTCATACAGAACCACATTAACCACATCCACTAGATGCACATCGAGTCCTTAAAAGACTACCCGACAAATACCAAAAAGGTAGTTACATCCATAACAGGGAATATAAAGCAATCCATCTCAGGTTCCTGTAAAAGACTTTATGCAATTAGTTGACTTTACTTTTCTCACTATGCACATACACACACCTGTAGATACTAGGGGTTACATTATCGGATGTCGGAACTGCAAACACCCGTTTGTGGCCAAGAGTAGCTCACATTATCGAGTGTTCAGGTTGCAATACCAAATTTATGCATTTTTGTTATTCTGCTTTGATCTCTCCTGGTTTAACCAATTATACCTTTGATGACATTCCCATAGAGAGTGGTTTAAACCAACAACACCTACGGTAGTATCAGTGGATACTTTGACTATGTCATCAACAATCATTGGATTACGATCGCAAATTTCTCTATTGCATGCATGCCTTAtggaaatcctctcattttgaggTTTCACAGCCTTCGCTGAGACATTCTCTTATTAGGAGAACTATACTCAGAGAAATTAGATCTTCCACTGATAGTCTCTTTGAGAGAattatctttcaatgattgtaactGACTCTTCCTTTTAAAAGGTGCAGAATATTTCAAGTCAGCTAGTCATCCACGCTCAAGGTGTGTTCTAAGTGACATACTTGCTACTACATTTACAGCTTCTCAAGGAAGCAATTTGATTTGCAATCTCTGAAGATGTCAAATCTTCGGCATGTCTTTCAGTGATGAAAATATCAATATTAGATACATCTTGGTTTATATTTGTGCAAACCGGGATACTTCACGTCGTTTTTCAGGCGATAGCCTTTCCTCTACCAAACGGTGGGAAGACTTTCTCATAAAATTTGCAAATCTTGTAATAGAGTAGTAACAGCAGTGGAATATAGCACGTCTCAAACAGAAAAACATAATAATGGTTACATGAGTAATAAGTTCAAAGTGCCCAAGAACATCAAATGTGCTCACCAACAATGCCCAAAGCATTACTAGGATGATACAGCATCAACGGATGACAAACAAGAGTTTCATTTAAAATGTATATGAGTATAGATACACAGTTACCACCAGGTGAGATGTCGAATCATTTATGACT from Papaver somniferum cultivar HN1 unplaced genomic scaffold, ASM357369v1 unplaced-scaffold_19, whole genome shotgun sequence includes these protein-coding regions:
- the LOC113338499 gene encoding uncharacterized protein LOC113338499; the protein is MEGEKDLFNDTNNESDIFKFDHEIPEYGNLHNWQMTMSLPDTPRSEENIINTPLFTSQVSCEQGQLTLQTTTTNHDPPTISMVEFNQNDSQGLTSFAHTKGKESSFINHHDLESQIPNDKSLHSYSNEANPNNYYGSSSSPPPVFQHPTRTTLYPQTSSIVEFCLSTEKRGTSVSGGFNSQKQTNPWVDTNDQGGLYNQSLNRSDNPEESSHRTHYDQQQPQQQPTCLPRILPGPKKKETMRKYTFVPRFLGNDFPEPEKNQNLIYPGNTTAYFKDSLSRDESRSKMTPISTGIEHHISNITENPRHQSIKNGVYDPKFKELGLDVDPHLRMFKAWMDKNKKGENNVENN